Below is a window of Streptomyces sp. ITFR-16 DNA.
GGCCCCCAGCCCGTCCGCGAGAACGACGAATTCGTCACCCCCGAGCCGGGCGACGGTGTCCCCGTCCCGGACGCAGGTGGTGAGCCGGCGGGCGACCTCGATGAGAACCGCGTCACCCGTGTGGTGCCCGAAGCGGTCGTTGATCGACTTGAAGCCGTCGAGGTCGCAGAAGAGGACCGCGAGCCCCTTCGAACCGTCGTCGGCAGCCGTGTCGGGTGCGACGGAATGCACATGGTGGTCGAACGGCCCGGCCCCCGGCCCCTCGGAGGGGAAGCCCGCCGCCCGCGCGTCGTCCACGTCCCCGTACGCCGCGTCCAGCGCCTCCACGTCCGTGGACGCCACCGCGTGCGGGCGGGCGCAGAGCCGGGCCCCGAGGCGGGCGCGCAGCTCGGCGCTGTTGGGCAGGCCGGTGAGGGCGTCGTGCGAGGCGCGGTGCGCGAGGTTCAGCTCGTGGCGCTTGCGCTCCTCGATGTCCTCGACGTGCGTGAGCAGGAAGCGCGGCCCGTCCGCGGTGTCGGCCACCACGGAGTTGCGCAGCGAGACCCAGAGGTACGTCCCGTCCCTGCGGCCGAGCCGCAGCTCGGCCCGGCCGCCCTCGGCGGAGGTGCGCAGCAGGGTGCCGATGTCCTCGGGGTGGACCAGATCGGCGAAGGAGTAGCGCCGCAGCACGGAGGCGGGGCGGCCCAGGAGCCGGCACAGGGCGTCGTTGGTGCGCAGCAGCCGGCCGTGCTGGTCGCCGCCCATCTCGGCGATGGCCATCCCGCTGGGGGCGTACTCGAAGGCCTGGCGGAAGGATTCCTCGCTGGCCCGCAGCGCCTGCTGCTCGCGCTCCAGGCGGACCAGGGCCCGCTGCATGTTGGCGCGGAGCCGTGCGTTGCTGATCGCGATGGCCGACTGGGACGCGTACATCTGCAGGGCCTCGCGGCCCCAGGCACCGGGGCGGCGTCCGTTGCGCGGCCGGTCGACGGATATGACGCCCAGGAGGTCGGAGCCGCCGCCCGAGGCGTACATCGGCGCGTAGAGCCGGTCCTGCGGGTGCCACTCGTCCTCGAAGCGGGGCTCGGGGCCCTCGGTGTGCCACTGCGGTACGTCGTCGTCGAGGAGGACCCAGCCGTCGGTGTGCGGTATGAAGCGGAGCTCGTCCCAGACCTCGCCCATGGCGAGCCGGCGGTCCCAGGAGGTGCGGGAGCCCACGCGGCCGGTGATCAGGGCCTCGGCGGCGCTGTTGCCCGCGAAGGCGGCGACGACGAGATCACCGTCGGGACGGACCAGATTGACGCAGGCCAGCTCGTAGCCGAGACCGGCGACGATTCCGTCGGCCACGGTCTGCAGTGTGTCGGCCAGGCTCCGTGCCGTATTGAGATCGGCCACGGCCTGGTGCAGCTGCCGCATCGTCGCAAGACGGACGTACGGCTCCGACTCGGCCTCCATTGCTCGCACTCCCCGAGACCTCGACAGCACTCCAGGTTTCATATCGACGTA
It encodes the following:
- the cdgB gene encoding diguanylate cyclase CdgB; amino-acid sequence: MEAESEPYVRLATMRQLHQAVADLNTARSLADTLQTVADGIVAGLGYELACVNLVRPDGDLVVAAFAGNSAAEALITGRVGSRTSWDRRLAMGEVWDELRFIPHTDGWVLLDDDVPQWHTEGPEPRFEDEWHPQDRLYAPMYASGGGSDLLGVISVDRPRNGRRPGAWGREALQMYASQSAIAISNARLRANMQRALVRLEREQQALRASEESFRQAFEYAPSGMAIAEMGGDQHGRLLRTNDALCRLLGRPASVLRRYSFADLVHPEDIGTLLRTSAEGGRAELRLGRRDGTYLWVSLRNSVVADTADGPRFLLTHVEDIEERKRHELNLAHRASHDALTGLPNSAELRARLGARLCARPHAVASTDVEALDAAYGDVDDARAAGFPSEGPGAGPFDHHVHSVAPDTAADDGSKGLAVLFCDLDGFKSINDRFGHHTGDAVLIEVARRLTTCVRDGDTVARLGGDEFVVLADGLGAADAADLAVRLRNAIIPPIRFDGRAVRVGASFGIGWAACGMTAEEVLRSADQRMYIEKRSRSKVHRRAG